One stretch of Brevibacillus laterosporus DNA includes these proteins:
- a CDS encoding amino acid adenylation domain-containing protein, with protein MQKTYALSHPQKRIWYTEMMHPDTAVNIMAGFIKITGESDYSKLCQAINAAIYAHDAFRIRLTDKEQAEPRQYLADYEEQQFPFIDYSQKLEFHKLEEVSTINELEEWAKTRAKTPMELFYSDLYEISLHKIHGEEMWVYCRFHHLITDGVSIDLFCNHFMDNYVQLLAGEPIVLEVQPSYLSYLDSEKEYENSGRFQKDESFWHEAFSSLPEVNGVKQVLSFQSSSVAKRESFPIPQRLQTLMHDFCKEHQVSVNALFLATLSIYLHKLSLSDDVAIGTLYGNRTNRTDASMFGMFVSTQPFRTQVNDEIDFASYVRQITQKQVSILRHQKYPYNLLIQELRTKHREMDELFTIVMEYQPMKWGQKGQLTYSMEWLFTGHVGYPLNVHVKENIDNGHIMLTLDYQIEMFDKSEIIRMVEQLLILLQDGVEEPSKKVGNLQLLSEMEKQLLRSFNETEVDIPLDKTVHQMFEEQVEKTPDHVAVVFENKQLTYRELNEQANRLARRLRKKGVQPDQIVAIMTERSLEMLIGIFAIIKAGGAYLPIDPESPKERIQYMLEDSGTSLLLVHPVFAEHFLFEGEELVIQSDLYANEDGTNLEPRAQAQHLIYVIYTSGSTGNPKGVMIEHQSVIYRNYWTQKKYPLTEQDTILQKTPYTFDVSVYELFGWSFVGAKVCFLHPGGEKDPDTIVQTIQQQNISVIHFVPSMLHIFLNYLTETGIEEQVKNLRLVFASGEALKVQHVAKFHELLQPYGITLHNLYGPTETTIEVTYYDCDTDTLALVPIGRPIDNIQIYIVGPHGKLQPVGVTGELCVSGVGLARGYLNLPEITANRFVPNPFTNKGELMYKTGDYARWLPDGQLEYLGRMDHQVKIRGYRIESGEIETQLVKIDGLKEAVVLAVENEQGGQELCAYIVSEREHSIGVLREELAKTLPMYMIPTYFMYVKSIPVTQNGKVDRKSLPLPTLDGDTLLTGEVYVEPRNEREWILAGIWQDVLRLKKVGARDHFFYLGGDSIKAIQVMARLRAKGMSLEMKRLFQFPILADAAREMSLMEQKVEAQLPKATAPLITIPLEELTLLQREVEADIPICDIQQAYSVTPSQEWMYVHSSLKSHSSSFLIQLELRLKGQVDVDLLASSLQRVVERHDTLRTVYRYTKSEKLVQVVLKNRVIPIVQADVSHLNEQEQHHYLQNQRIADRERGYDPTQDVMRLVISTLSNDCYHIMLSTHHIQIDGWSLQIILQEWLEFYRAAKQKTSAELDEGVPFHTYMRWIEQQNQEESLRFWKHYLQGYEEATALPKMMSAGSQKEEMDVQRGIEHGHESMEYEQEETTLYIEKNLTSQLQRMAKEYHSTTGTLLQTAWGVLLGKYNGKRDAVFGRTVSGRPSEVDGVERIMGLFINTNPLRVSWDDQSTFLELLKRVSKQAVEAKPYEYCSFSEIQALSPVKQGLIDHLFIYQNYPLDVEGLAQTTQSLGYTMDLYAYFEQTHYDFTVKVTPEDSLQFHFIYNRKRYDEKYVKCLMEHFITLLHGIVENPNQLIDQLELTSTKDKRVILERFNDSKVKFPKDKTFTQLFEEQVIATPNKSAIVWGDQTICYWDLNKRANQLARTLREKGVLAERIVGILMDRSIEMFISVLAVLKAGGAYVPIDPHYPSERIYYLLTDSDSMMLFTTRATEAHLQINKGEYTKEILYVEDELNYHPDGSNLVGVTKPENMAYLIYTSGSTGNPKGVMIEHRGYVNAAYAWMQEYELKQTPCQLLQMASFSFDVFAGDMAKALLTGGQLIICPEDIRIHPPALYEFMRKHQISMVDTTPALFVPIMQYVAEEGLELPDLKLILLGADTVSIKDFTYLLQKFGQAIRILNTYGVTEASIESSYFEEEAGWLNGQSHVPIGKPLPNTSYYIVNQQNQLLPVGIPGELCIGGAGVARGYYKQEELTLQKFIPNPYVSGERMYKTGDVARWLPDGNVEFLGRMDHQVKVRGYRIETGEIEAKIRELGYVKEAVVSVWTSSLGEHELCAHLVSEEALSFAKVKDDLAIFLPGYMIPTHMYQIDQIPLTPNGKVDRKTLSISERNAVRNQEYVAPRTLLEARMAMLWQDLLGINPISIYDDFFELGGHSLKVMMFVAKVHKEWHVQLPIEKVFQYPTIASLAKLLPEMEKSVHKGIQPAQESEYYPLSSAQKRLFLLHQLDGATVSYNILAVIMLEGAVDRERMEIAFQHLIQRHATLRTSFEMVHGEPMQRVHDKADFTIQYEDMRNNHVAEEDIHALIQACIQPFDLETPPLLRVGLIELAADRHLLLVDIHHIISDAVSMATFTDEFVRLYQGEELPALRLQYKDYAVWQQFWKQTAPYLKQEEYWLQQLAGELPVLQLPLDYQRPEALTFAGDQLSITLDQETTHLVHQIAEETGTTPFMILLSTFGLLLAQYSGQDEIMIGSPIAGRRDDDIQRIVGMFVNTLVLRMHPEGSKSFAAYLDEAKLTSLKAFENQDYQFEELIEKVKAERTPNRNPLFDVVFVLQNTDWQTSQVNGLTLIPYPYTHQTAKFDLTLQAMEQGDRFHFTWEYRTALFKRDTIEQMGQNYVELLRMVTANKDMLINEIPFLRTKKMESAITEDFTFTF; from the coding sequence ATGCAAAAAACCTATGCGCTATCGCATCCCCAAAAAAGAATTTGGTACACGGAGATGATGCATCCTGATACTGCTGTAAACATCATGGCGGGGTTTATAAAAATCACAGGGGAGTCTGATTATTCGAAACTTTGCCAAGCTATAAACGCAGCCATTTACGCACATGATGCCTTTCGCATTCGTTTAACGGACAAAGAGCAAGCAGAACCAAGGCAATATCTAGCAGACTATGAGGAGCAGCAATTTCCTTTCATAGACTACAGCCAAAAGCTAGAGTTTCATAAGCTTGAAGAAGTGTCAACTATAAATGAACTCGAAGAATGGGCCAAGACTCGGGCGAAGACTCCTATGGAGCTATTTTATTCTGATTTGTACGAGATTTCCCTTCATAAGATTCATGGCGAGGAAATGTGGGTTTATTGCCGATTTCATCATCTTATTACCGATGGTGTGTCCATAGATTTGTTCTGTAATCATTTTATGGATAACTATGTGCAGCTTCTTGCAGGCGAGCCGATAGTGTTGGAAGTCCAACCTTCCTATCTCTCTTATTTAGATAGCGAAAAGGAATATGAGAATTCCGGACGCTTTCAGAAGGATGAGAGTTTTTGGCATGAGGCTTTTTCCAGTCTTCCTGAAGTAAATGGAGTAAAACAAGTCCTTTCTTTTCAGTCAAGTTCAGTGGCAAAGAGAGAGTCTTTTCCTATTCCACAGCGACTTCAGACATTGATGCATGACTTTTGTAAAGAACATCAGGTTAGTGTGAATGCCCTATTTTTGGCCACTCTCTCTATTTATTTGCACAAGCTTTCATTATCCGATGATGTTGCCATTGGTACACTCTATGGTAATCGGACCAATCGAACGGATGCGAGCATGTTTGGTATGTTTGTAAGTACCCAGCCGTTTCGTACACAAGTGAATGATGAGATAGACTTTGCCTCTTATGTCCGCCAAATCACCCAAAAACAAGTTTCCATTCTGCGACATCAGAAATACCCCTATAATTTGCTGATTCAAGAATTACGAACCAAGCATCGAGAAATGGACGAACTCTTTACCATTGTGATGGAGTACCAACCCATGAAGTGGGGGCAAAAGGGTCAGCTTACATATAGCATGGAATGGCTCTTTACTGGTCATGTAGGCTATCCGTTGAATGTGCATGTAAAAGAGAATATCGATAACGGACATATTATGCTCACTCTAGATTATCAGATCGAAATGTTTGATAAGTCAGAAATTATACGAATGGTAGAACAGCTTCTAATCCTGTTGCAAGATGGCGTAGAGGAACCCAGTAAAAAGGTTGGTAATCTACAACTCTTATCTGAGATGGAAAAGCAGTTACTCAGGTCTTTTAATGAAACAGAGGTAGATATTCCTTTGGACAAAACGGTTCACCAAATGTTTGAAGAACAGGTTGAAAAAACACCTGATCATGTAGCGGTGGTCTTTGAAAACAAACAGCTCACCTATCGCGAGTTAAATGAACAGGCCAACCGTCTGGCAAGAAGGCTCAGAAAGAAAGGAGTGCAGCCTGATCAGATTGTTGCCATTATGACGGAGCGATCTTTAGAAATGCTAATAGGTATTTTCGCCATTATTAAAGCGGGTGGAGCTTACTTGCCCATCGATCCCGAATCCCCCAAGGAACGAATTCAGTACATGTTAGAGGATAGTGGAACGTCTCTATTGCTTGTGCATCCTGTTTTTGCCGAGCATTTCTTGTTTGAGGGAGAGGAGCTCGTCATACAATCCGATCTCTATGCGAATGAGGATGGGACAAACCTGGAACCACGGGCACAAGCTCAACATCTTATTTATGTGATTTATACTTCCGGCTCGACTGGAAATCCAAAAGGGGTAATGATCGAACATCAGTCGGTAATATATCGCAACTACTGGACTCAGAAAAAGTACCCGCTTACGGAGCAAGATACGATTTTGCAAAAAACACCGTACACATTTGATGTTTCCGTCTATGAATTGTTTGGCTGGTCATTTGTAGGGGCAAAGGTATGCTTTTTACACCCAGGAGGAGAAAAAGACCCAGATACGATTGTTCAGACTATCCAACAACAAAACATTTCAGTGATTCATTTTGTACCATCTATGCTACATATTTTTCTCAACTATCTCACGGAAACAGGGATAGAAGAGCAGGTAAAAAATCTTCGGCTTGTATTTGCTAGCGGGGAAGCGCTCAAGGTCCAACATGTCGCCAAGTTCCATGAGCTTTTGCAACCGTATGGCATTACTCTACATAATTTATACGGGCCAACGGAGACGACCATTGAAGTGACCTACTATGACTGTGATACAGATACCTTGGCATTGGTTCCGATTGGTCGACCTATCGACAATATCCAAATATATATTGTTGGGCCACATGGTAAACTACAACCGGTGGGAGTGACAGGTGAGCTATGTGTGTCTGGTGTTGGCTTGGCAAGAGGGTATCTCAATCTCCCAGAGATTACAGCAAATCGTTTTGTCCCGAATCCATTTACAAACAAAGGCGAGCTGATGTACAAAACGGGAGACTATGCTAGGTGGTTGCCTGATGGACAATTGGAGTATCTGGGACGCATGGACCACCAGGTGAAGATTCGAGGGTATCGTATCGAGTCTGGAGAAATAGAAACACAGTTGGTCAAAATTGATGGTTTGAAAGAAGCAGTGGTGTTGGCTGTCGAGAATGAACAAGGAGGACAAGAGCTGTGTGCGTACATTGTGTCAGAGCGAGAACATAGCATTGGAGTATTGAGAGAGGAATTAGCAAAAACACTGCCGATGTATATGATTCCCACGTATTTTATGTATGTGAAGAGCATACCGGTGACACAAAATGGTAAGGTTGATCGTAAAAGTCTACCATTACCCACACTAGATGGAGATACACTTCTCACAGGTGAGGTCTATGTAGAGCCGAGAAATGAAAGAGAGTGGATTCTGGCTGGGATATGGCAAGACGTGTTGCGACTGAAGAAGGTCGGAGCCCGTGATCATTTCTTCTATTTGGGTGGAGATTCTATAAAGGCCATACAAGTGATGGCTCGACTTCGGGCAAAAGGCATGTCTTTAGAAATGAAGCGCTTATTCCAGTTCCCTATTCTGGCAGATGCCGCTAGAGAAATGTCTTTGATGGAACAAAAGGTAGAAGCTCAACTGCCAAAAGCTACGGCTCCACTGATCACGATTCCGTTGGAGGAGCTTACTCTATTGCAAAGGGAAGTAGAAGCAGATATTCCAATCTGTGACATCCAGCAGGCCTACTCGGTAACTCCATCTCAAGAATGGATGTATGTACACAGCTCTTTGAAATCCCATTCCTCCTCCTTTTTGATTCAACTGGAGTTGAGATTAAAAGGGCAGGTAGACGTTGATTTGCTAGCGTCAAGCCTACAGCGCGTAGTGGAGCGCCACGATACTCTGCGTACGGTGTATCGCTATACGAAAAGTGAAAAACTGGTTCAGGTTGTTCTGAAAAATCGGGTTATTCCGATTGTGCAAGCAGATGTATCTCACTTGAACGAACAGGAGCAACACCATTACTTACAAAACCAGCGGATCGCTGATCGAGAGCGTGGTTATGATCCTACTCAAGATGTGATGCGTTTGGTTATTTCAACATTATCTAACGACTGTTATCACATCATGTTAAGTACACATCACATTCAAATAGATGGCTGGTCCTTGCAGATCATTTTACAAGAGTGGCTGGAGTTTTATCGTGCTGCTAAGCAAAAGACATCGGCTGAATTAGATGAGGGTGTACCGTTCCATACATATATGAGGTGGATCGAACAGCAAAATCAGGAAGAATCGCTACGATTCTGGAAGCATTATCTCCAAGGGTACGAGGAGGCTACCGCTCTACCTAAAATGATGAGTGCTGGATCACAGAAGGAAGAGATGGATGTACAGCGAGGGATTGAGCACGGACACGAGAGTATGGAGTACGAACAAGAAGAGACCACCTTGTATATAGAGAAAAATCTCACATCACAGCTGCAACGAATGGCAAAGGAATATCACTCAACTACGGGAACTCTGCTTCAAACAGCATGGGGGGTTCTTTTGGGCAAATACAACGGCAAGCGAGACGCTGTATTTGGAAGGACCGTTTCTGGAAGACCGTCTGAGGTTGATGGTGTAGAAAGGATCATGGGCTTGTTCATCAATACCAATCCATTACGGGTAAGCTGGGATGATCAGAGTACGTTTTTGGAGCTGTTGAAAAGAGTCAGTAAGCAGGCTGTAGAAGCCAAGCCCTATGAATATTGTTCCTTCTCGGAGATTCAAGCGCTAAGTCCAGTCAAGCAGGGGCTAATTGACCATCTGTTTATTTATCAAAACTATCCATTGGATGTGGAGGGGCTTGCTCAAACTACCCAGTCCTTGGGATACACAATGGATTTGTATGCTTATTTTGAGCAGACTCACTATGACTTTACAGTAAAGGTGACACCAGAGGATTCCTTACAGTTCCACTTTATTTACAATAGAAAACGCTATGATGAGAAGTACGTGAAATGTCTGATGGAGCATTTTATTACGCTGTTACATGGAATTGTCGAGAACCCAAATCAACTGATAGATCAGCTAGAATTGACCTCGACAAAAGACAAACGTGTAATACTGGAACGCTTTAATGATTCAAAGGTGAAGTTCCCAAAAGACAAAACATTTACGCAGTTGTTCGAAGAGCAGGTGATCGCTACACCTAATAAGAGTGCGATCGTGTGGGGAGATCAAACGATTTGCTATTGGGATTTGAATAAGAGAGCGAACCAACTGGCAAGAACGCTACGAGAAAAAGGTGTACTGGCAGAGCGTATTGTAGGTATTCTCATGGATCGTTCTATCGAAATGTTCATTAGCGTACTTGCGGTATTAAAAGCAGGTGGAGCCTATGTACCAATCGATCCCCATTATCCCAGCGAGCGTATTTACTACTTGCTTACGGATAGCGATTCGATGATGTTATTTACAACGAGAGCGACAGAGGCTCATCTTCAGATAAATAAAGGAGAATATACGAAAGAAATCCTGTATGTCGAGGATGAATTGAATTACCACCCAGATGGCTCTAATTTGGTTGGTGTTACGAAACCCGAAAACATGGCATACCTGATTTACACATCAGGATCAACGGGAAATCCCAAAGGAGTAATGATTGAACACCGTGGCTATGTGAATGCGGCCTATGCCTGGATGCAGGAGTACGAGCTGAAGCAAACTCCTTGTCAGTTATTGCAAATGGCTAGCTTTTCATTTGACGTATTTGCTGGGGATATGGCAAAAGCGCTCCTTACAGGTGGTCAGCTCATTATTTGTCCAGAAGACATTCGGATTCATCCCCCCGCTTTATATGAATTCATGCGTAAGCATCAAATTAGCATGGTTGATACGACTCCAGCTTTATTTGTACCCATTATGCAGTATGTTGCAGAAGAGGGCTTGGAGCTACCCGATCTGAAGCTAATTCTGCTTGGAGCCGATACCGTATCGATCAAAGATTTCACTTATTTATTACAGAAGTTTGGACAAGCAATACGTATTTTAAATACCTACGGGGTAACGGAGGCTAGCATTGAGTCTAGCTATTTTGAAGAGGAAGCTGGTTGGTTGAATGGGCAAAGCCATGTCCCAATTGGAAAGCCATTACCCAATACGAGCTACTATATCGTCAATCAACAGAATCAGTTGTTGCCTGTAGGAATTCCGGGGGAATTGTGCATAGGAGGGGCTGGTGTAGCGCGTGGCTATTACAAGCAGGAGGAATTGACTCTGCAAAAATTCATCCCAAACCCGTATGTATCAGGTGAACGGATGTATAAAACGGGAGATGTAGCTAGGTGGCTACCAGATGGAAATGTAGAGTTTTTAGGTCGTATGGATCATCAGGTAAAGGTGCGTGGATATCGTATCGAAACAGGGGAGATAGAGGCCAAAATCAGGGAGCTTGGATATGTTAAGGAAGCCGTGGTTTCGGTGTGGACGAGCTCTCTAGGCGAACATGAACTATGCGCTCATCTCGTATCGGAGGAAGCTTTATCCTTTGCCAAGGTAAAGGATGATCTAGCAATCTTTTTACCAGGATATATGATCCCCACTCATATGTACCAGATCGATCAGATTCCGCTTACACCCAATGGAAAGGTTGACCGAAAAACATTATCCATCTCTGAAAGGAATGCGGTTAGAAATCAAGAGTATGTAGCTCCACGCACTCTGTTGGAAGCTCGCATGGCAATGCTGTGGCAGGACTTATTAGGAATCAATCCGATTAGTATCTACGATGATTTTTTTGAATTGGGTGGACATTCTTTAAAAGTGATGATGTTTGTTGCTAAGGTCCATAAAGAATGGCATGTTCAACTGCCAATTGAAAAAGTCTTCCAATATCCCACCATAGCATCGTTGGCAAAACTACTTCCAGAAATGGAGAAAAGCGTGCACAAGGGTATCCAGCCTGCACAGGAGAGCGAATACTATCCGCTTTCTTCTGCACAAAAACGACTTTTCCTGCTTCATCAATTAGACGGAGCTACCGTGAGTTACAATATTTTGGCTGTGATAATGCTGGAGGGAGCTGTAGATCGAGAACGCATGGAAATAGCTTTTCAACACTTGATTCAAAGGCATGCTACATTGCGAACGTCCTTTGAAATGGTGCACGGGGAACCGATGCAACGCGTACATGATAAGGCAGATTTTACGATTCAATATGAAGATATGAGGAACAACCATGTAGCTGAGGAAGATATCCACGCATTGATCCAAGCATGTATTCAGCCTTTTGATCTGGAGACACCGCCTTTACTTCGAGTTGGTCTCATTGAGCTTGCGGCAGACCGTCATCTTTTACTAGTAGACATTCATCACATTATTTCAGATGCCGTCTCCATGGCTACCTTTACGGATGAATTTGTACGACTTTATCAAGGGGAAGAGCTACCTGCACTACGACTGCAATATAAGGATTATGCCGTATGGCAGCAATTCTGGAAACAAACCGCCCCCTATTTGAAACAAGAAGAATATTGGCTGCAACAGTTAGCCGGAGAGCTTCCTGTTCTGCAACTCCCACTTGATTACCAGCGTCCGGAGGCTCTCACGTTTGCAGGAGATCAGTTATCGATTACTCTTGATCAGGAAACAACCCACCTCGTGCATCAAATAGCAGAGGAAACAGGAACAACCCCCTTTATGATCTTACTTTCAACGTTCGGTCTGCTACTGGCTCAATATAGTGGTCAGGACGAAATCATGATTGGGTCACCGATTGCAGGCAGGAGAGATGATGATATTCAACGGATCGTCGGTATGTTTGTGAATACATTGGTACTTCGAATGCATCCAGAGGGTAGTAAATCGTTTGCAGCTTATTTAGATGAGGCTAAATTGACTTCGTTAAAGGCTTTTGAGAACCAAGACTATCAATTTGAGGAGCTAATCGAAAAGGTGAAGGCTGAGCGAACTCCTAATCGCAACCCTCTTTTTGATGTAGTATTTGTACTCCAAAATACAGATTGGCAAACAAGCCAAGTAAATGGACTAACGTTAATACCCTATCCGTACACGCATCAAACTGCAAAATTCGACCTTACTTTGCAGGCAATGGAGCAAGGAGACAGGTTCCATTTCACATGGGAGTATCGCACAGCGTTATTTAAACGCGACACCATTGAGCAGATGGGACAGAACTATGTGGAGCTTCTCCGGATGGTTACAGCGAACAAGGATATGCTCATAAACGAGATTCCCTTTTTGCGAACGAAAAAAATGGAGAGTGCCATAACGGAAGACTTCACGTTTACATTTTAA
- the hcp gene encoding hydroxylamine reductase: MFCYQCEQTPSGGCKVIGVCGKTEELASIQDTIIFALKGIAAYATHARQLGYIDSEVDGITQEALYFTLTNVNFNLDEHLKMAMKVGQAAIKVMELLDKAHTEHFGIPQPVTVSQNKIDGKCIVVTGHNLFALEELLKQTEGKGINIFTHSEMLPAHGYPALKKYPHLKGNIGKAWYDQRRLFEEFPGAILATTNCVMPIKGSYADRFYSYDVAGLEGVTKIENDDFSPLIEKALSLPEAKIESDQTLITGYHHETVLGLAPEIIDAVKAGKIKRFFVIAGCDAPGKGGEYYRELATSLPKETVILTTSCGKFRFNDVDFGTVPGTDIPRYIDLGQCNNSVSTIKIAAALAEAFGCEVNDLPVSIVLSWFEQKAVAILLGLFSMGIKDIRIGPKLPEFIQPGVLTVLQDLFNVKLIGHAQEDMKQMMEITQ, encoded by the coding sequence ATGTTCTGTTACCAGTGCGAACAAACCCCAAGCGGCGGTTGCAAGGTGATCGGTGTCTGCGGGAAAACAGAGGAATTGGCCAGCATTCAAGACACGATCATTTTCGCGTTAAAAGGGATTGCGGCGTATGCCACGCATGCTCGCCAACTGGGTTATATCGACTCCGAAGTGGATGGCATCACCCAGGAAGCGCTATATTTTACCTTGACTAATGTTAACTTTAATCTGGACGAACATCTAAAAATGGCGATGAAGGTAGGGCAGGCCGCGATCAAGGTGATGGAGCTATTGGACAAAGCCCATACCGAGCACTTCGGCATTCCCCAGCCTGTAACCGTATCGCAAAATAAAATCGACGGCAAATGCATTGTGGTTACTGGACACAATCTGTTCGCGCTGGAGGAATTGCTGAAACAGACAGAGGGGAAGGGCATAAACATTTTCACTCATTCCGAGATGCTTCCTGCCCACGGATATCCTGCCTTGAAAAAGTACCCACATTTGAAAGGAAACATCGGCAAAGCATGGTACGACCAACGACGACTGTTCGAGGAGTTTCCGGGGGCAATTCTTGCGACAACAAACTGTGTCATGCCGATTAAAGGCAGTTATGCTGACAGATTTTACTCCTATGATGTCGCCGGGCTGGAGGGAGTAACTAAGATTGAAAACGACGATTTTTCTCCACTGATCGAAAAAGCACTCTCCTTGCCAGAAGCAAAAATCGAATCCGATCAAACTTTAATCACCGGATATCATCACGAGACGGTTTTGGGGTTAGCGCCGGAAATTATCGATGCTGTAAAAGCAGGCAAGATCAAACGCTTCTTCGTGATTGCAGGGTGTGACGCACCGGGGAAAGGCGGCGAGTACTACCGGGAATTGGCCACTTCTTTACCAAAGGAAACGGTTATTCTTACCACGTCCTGTGGAAAGTTCCGTTTTAATGATGTGGACTTTGGAACAGTGCCAGGAACCGATATTCCCCGCTATATTGATTTGGGGCAGTGCAACAACTCTGTATCTACAATCAAGATCGCAGCGGCTCTGGCAGAGGCGTTTGGCTGCGAGGTAAACGATTTGCCGGTAAGCATCGTGCTTTCATGGTTTGAGCAAAAAGCAGTGGCTATCCTGCTCGGGTTGTTCAGCATGGGAATCAAGGATATCCGGATTGGTCCAAAGCTGCCTGAATTTATTCAGCCAGGCGTGCTCACGGTCCTGCAGGATTTGTTTAACGTAAAGCTGATCGGACATGCGCAGGAGGACATGAAGCAGATGATGGAGATTACCCAATAA
- a CDS encoding malate:quinone oxidoreductase, whose protein sequence is MSSIQKKTDVILIGAGVMSATLGSLLKELAPEWEIKVFEKLPNAGEESSNEWNNAGTGHSALCELNYTSEKSDGSIDISKAIKINEQFQLSRQFWSYLVNSNLIGNPQDFIMPIPHMSLVQGEKNVTFLKKRFEALSNNPLFQGMEFSDDAEKLKEWLPLIMEGRTSNEPIAATKIDSGTDVNFGALTRILFDHLKSKNVEINYKHSVKDMKRTSDGSWEVKVLDIDSGKIEYHTAKFVFIGGGGGSLPLLQKTGIPESKHIGGFPVSGLFMVCKNPEVVEQHHAKVYGKAKVGAPPMSVPHLDTRYIDNKKSLLFGPFAGFSPKFLKTGSNFDLIGSVKPNNVFTMLAAGAKEMALTKYLIQQVMLSNEKRMEEVREFIPNAKSEDWDIVVAGQRVQVIKDTEAGGRGTLQFGTEVVSAADGSIAALLGASPGASTAVHVMFEVLEKCFPQHMKDWEPKIKEMVPSYGVSLVKNPEHFQEIHTSTAQTLGLSEKQPVYS, encoded by the coding sequence ATGAGTAGCATACAGAAAAAAACAGACGTTATCTTAATAGGTGCCGGAGTCATGAGCGCGACTTTGGGATCATTACTGAAAGAGTTAGCACCGGAATGGGAAATCAAAGTGTTTGAGAAACTCCCAAATGCAGGAGAAGAAAGCTCTAACGAATGGAATAATGCGGGTACGGGCCATTCTGCACTGTGCGAGCTTAACTATACATCCGAAAAATCTGACGGATCTATAGATATTAGCAAAGCTATAAAAATTAATGAACAGTTTCAGCTTTCCAGACAGTTTTGGTCTTATCTTGTAAACAGCAATTTGATTGGTAATCCGCAGGACTTTATCATGCCAATACCTCATATGAGTTTAGTACAAGGGGAAAAAAATGTAACGTTTTTGAAAAAACGTTTTGAAGCGCTGTCAAACAATCCCCTGTTTCAAGGGATGGAATTTTCCGATGATGCTGAAAAACTGAAGGAATGGCTTCCGCTTATCATGGAAGGCCGTACATCGAATGAACCGATAGCGGCAACAAAAATCGACTCTGGAACGGATGTCAACTTTGGTGCTTTAACACGCATATTGTTTGACCACTTAAAGAGTAAAAACGTCGAGATAAACTACAAGCATAGTGTTAAGGATATGAAACGTACTAGCGACGGCTCGTGGGAAGTAAAAGTGCTTGATATCGATAGCGGTAAAATCGAATACCATACTGCAAAATTCGTCTTTATCGGCGGTGGGGGCGGAAGTCTGCCTTTACTACAAAAAACCGGTATTCCTGAATCAAAACATATTGGAGGATTCCCGGTAAGCGGACTATTTATGGTATGTAAAAATCCGGAAGTTGTAGAGCAGCATCATGCAAAAGTATACGGTAAAGCTAAGGTTGGTGCTCCTCCAATGTCTGTTCCGCATCTTGATACAAGATATATCGACAACAAAAAATCATTGCTGTTTGGACCGTTTGCCGGCTTCTCACCAAAGTTCTTAAAAACTGGTTCAAATTTTGATTTGATAGGTTCCGTAAAACCGAATAATGTCTTCACTATGTTGGCGGCAGGCGCAAAAGAGATGGCATTGACAAAATACCTGATCCAGCAAGTTATGTTATCGAATGAAAAGCGCATGGAAGAAGTACGCGAGTTTATTCCGAACGCCAAAAGCGAGGATTGGGATATAGTGGTAGCGGGCCAACGTGTGCAAGTTATCAAAGATACTGAGGCCGGCGGCAGGGGAACACTTCAATTTGGTACGGAAGTTGTTAGTGCCGCTGATGGCTCGATAGCTGCATTGCTTGGGGCTTCTCCGGGTGCTTCTACTGCCGTTCACGTTATGTTTGAAGTATTAGAAAAATGCTTCCCACAACATATGAAAGATTGGGAACCGAAAATAAAAGAAATGGTTCCTTCTTATGGCGTGTCACTAGTGAAAAACCCAGAGCATTTCCAGGAAATTCATACTTCAACAGCGCAGACGCTTGGTCTAAGCGAAAAACAACCCGTCTATAGTTAA
- a CDS encoding CHRD domain-containing protein: MIPDYVANLRGEKGVPPVRTMAFGQATFRISADQHRIPYQLSVYDIQNMTQAHIHLGGPRENGPVVVFLYGKTQGISVDRGTVQGTIMASNLVGPLAGRPLSDLIQQINAGNTYVNVHTERHPDGEIRGQVRVVMR; the protein is encoded by the coding sequence ATCATACCCGATTATGTAGCCAATTTGCGGGGAGAAAAAGGGGTTCCACCTGTACGAACAATGGCATTTGGGCAGGCTACTTTTAGGATTAGTGCGGATCAGCATAGAATCCCTTATCAGTTAAGCGTTTACGATATCCAAAATATGACGCAAGCTCATATCCATCTAGGAGGACCGCGAGAGAATGGACCGGTCGTTGTATTTCTGTATGGCAAGACACAAGGGATTAGCGTCGATCGGGGAACGGTGCAAGGAACGATCATGGCAAGCAATTTAGTGGGTCCGTTAGCGGGCAGACCATTGTCCGATTTGATTCAACAGATAAATGCCGGAAACACCTACGTCAATGTTCATACCGAGCGGCACCCCGATGGGGAAATACGCGGACAAGTGCGGGTGGTCATGCGGTAA